From Chloracidobacterium thermophilum B:
CTTGTCGGTAATGCCGCAGGGCACGATGAAATCAAAATCCTCCAGGTGTGTCGTCACGTTGAGGGCAAAACCGTGGGACGTGATCCAGCGCGAGATGCGGACCCCCAGCGCCGCAATCTTGCGCTCCCCGGCGACCCACACCCCTGTCAATCCCGTAACCCGCCCGGCGGCAATCCCGTACTCAGCAACAGTGCGGATGAGCACTTCTTCCAGATCGCGCATGTAGCGGCGGATGTCGCGGCGGTCCGGGTTGAGATCGAGAATGGGATAGCCAACGAGTTGTCCCCACCCGTGATAGGTGACATCCCCGCCGCGCCCTGTTTCATAGACGGCAATGCCCCGCCGCTCCAAAACCGCCTTTGGCGCAACGATATGCTCCGGCTCAGCCGCGCGCCCCAGCGTGATGACCGGCGGATGTTCCAGCAGCAGCAGCGTATCGGGAACTTCTCCCTGCCGTCGCCGGGCGACGAGCTGCTCCTGCATGGCCAGCCCGGCAGCGTAATCCACGACACCGAGCGGCCAAACCTCGACGATCCGTTGTGCGGACATAAACTCCTGACCACAGACGAGCTACGGAGACGTAGTGACGTAATCCATCGTCTCCAGGTCACGGTCAGCGACATCCGGCTGTCCGAAGAACTTCAGCCACAGGAAGCCCACCGTGCCAGCCGTCAGCGAGGCCAGCAGAATGGTCATTTTGGAAGCGCTCACGATCAGGGCATTGTCGGGAAAGGCCAGGTTCGTGATGAAAATGGACATCGTAAAACCAATGCCCCCCAGCAGCCCGGCGCCAAGCAGGTGTTTCCAGTTCAAATCCAGTGGCATCCGGCAGATGCCCAGCAGCACGGCCGCAATGCTGGCCAGAACAATACCGACCGGCTTGCCAATGAACAGTCCC
This genomic window contains:
- the lipB gene encoding lipoyl(octanoyl) transferase LipB codes for the protein MSAQRIVEVWPLGVVDYAAGLAMQEQLVARRRQGEVPDTLLLLEHPPVITLGRAAEPEHIVAPKAVLERRGIAVYETGRGGDVTYHGWGQLVGYPILDLNPDRRDIRRYMRDLEEVLIRTVAEYGIAAGRVTGLTGVWVAGERKIAALGVRISRWITSHGFALNVTTHLEDFDFIVPCGITDKAVTSIARETGQTPTLHDVAGHVTRHFGDVFERAVVWRQVEQASVQVWLFRRQGAQTEYLVLRRTDARGGFWQPVTGRVEPGETPAAAARREVWEETGQATEPTALELVETSLMNAAWFAPAAAGPVFNREHAFAAPVETDTVQLQADEHDAYAWLPFEAALMRLHWAGHRRALRHLHCQGFP